The window GTCAACCGCAGGATTATAATGCTGCAGGGAAGCGCCCAAGCCGGAATCTGCCAGCGAAGTCCAAGCCGCAAACTGCGCCATGCCCGAAGTTTGTTCAGACCATACCGGGAAATCCGCCGCGCTGAACGGCACCTGTTTCTGAAGTTTATGAATGACGTCCTGATCCTCATAAAACAGCACCGTGCCAAAAGCATGAGCGCATTGATCAATCTTCATTTCCACGCCTTCAAAAACCGCGATGGGCACATTTCTTTTCTGTATGTCTTTTACAATGTCCCAAAAGTGCTGATGCGACTCGCCGAACAGCACCACAATGCGCGTACTTTGCGAGTTATAGGCCGACGGGCAGCTGCGCACTGATTCCTGAATCAGCTCGGCAATATAGGCCTGGCTGTAATGAACTTTTTTCCCCAATTCATAAATGCTGCGGCGCTTTTTCAGCTGATCGACAAAGGTGATCTCAAACGGCGCATCCGCCTGCTTTTTTTTAAATTTGAAATCTTTGGTCAAATCCGCAGTCAGAACATGACCAATCTTATTTAATAACGCCACAACAGATTCCCTAAAGCCAACACTGGCTAAAACAGCAAATAATTTTCCTTATTCTAATCAACTTAAAGCAGGGCGTCTGAACTGTTAAGTTTTTACATGACGGTTTTTAAATCAACCAATTGGCCTAAAAACAACAAACTCCGCACTTGGCGGAGTTTGTGTGAGTTGTCACGCACTATTGCTTTTCAGTCTCAAACAGCGCTGCGACAAATGACTTTGCAGAGAATGGGCGCAAGTCATCAATTTTTTCACCCACGCCGATAAAGCGGATCGGCACATGGGTGCGGCTGGCAATATTGAACAGCACGCCGCCTTTGGCCGTGCCGTCCAGCTTGGTAATGGTGATGCCGGTCAGGCCAACCGCCTCATCAAATACTTCGACCTGATTGATTGCATTTTGGCCGGTTCCTGCATCAACCACCAGCATCACTTCATGCGGCGCGGTTGCATCAATTTTCTGCATCACGCGCTTCACTTTGGTCAGCTCCTGCATCAGGTTGCTCTTGTTATGCAGGCGGCCTGCCGTATCCGCGATCAAGACATCTACGCCTTTGGCGCGGGCGCTTTCAAAAGCATCAAAAATAACCGATGCGCTGTCTGCGCCATGGCCCTGCGCAACCACCGCAATATTGTTGCGCTCACCCCAAATCTGCAGCTGCTCTGTGGCCGCCGCGCGGAAAGTGTCGCCGGCAGCCAGCATGACTTTCTTGCCTTCGCCCTGCAGGCGTTTGGCCAGCTTGCCAATGGTTGTGGTTTTGCCCACGCCGTTCACGCCCACTACTAAAATCACATAAGGGTTTTTGTTCGGGTCAATATGCAGGGGCTTAACCCGCGGCGCCAGCAGCGCAACCAGCTCTTCCTGAAGCGCTTTATACAGCGAATGCGAGTAAATTAAGTCGCCGCGCGCAGTGCGCTCGGTCAAATTCGCAATAATGGTTTTAGTCGCCTCTACACCGATATCGGCAACCAGAAGCTGCTCTTCGACTTCTTCCAGCAATTCATCATCAATTTCTTTACCGCCGATGAGGATATTCACCATGCCGTCAGTAAAGTTTCTGCGGGTTTTAGTCAGCCCGTCTTTCATTCGCCCGAAGAAACCGCCTTTAGATGGAGCTTCTTCCGGCTGCGCTTCTGATGCTACAGGCTCAGGAACCGCAGTTTGCTCTTTTGGAGCGTCCACTATTGGCACATTTACCGCAGGTAAGCTCGGTAATGTGACATCATCATCTCCGATATCAGCATCAATCAAAAAATTATTCTGCCCATTAGATTGCTGTTGCATGCCGAATCCTTTGAAAAGCATTGCGTTAAAAAATGCGATTCTAGCACAAGTTCTTTATTTTTGGCTTTGCCGGATTGCGCCAAGCGTCAGCGCGCCAAAAAAACAGCTGACTGCGCTTGCGTTCACCCCGCAGTTTCTTAAGAATAGTGCTGAATACCTGCACTATGCTTTGCATTTGGAATGCCTGTGTCCACAACTAAAATTCAGCCGCCTTCATTTTCAAGAGCGATAAAACAGCGCATTTTGCCTGCGGGCGTAATCATATTAAGCATCATCAGTTCATTTGCCCATGCGGAAGCGCGCGCCACCTTTGAAACCACGCTTGCAAACGGCTTAAAGGTGATTATCCGCGAAGATCACCGTTCGCCCATGGTGATGACGCAAATCTGGTACAAAGTCGGCAGCAGCGATGAATCCGGCAATATTTTAGGCATTTCCCATGTGCTGGAGCACATGATGTTCAAAGGCACCAGCAAGGTGCCTAATAATGAATTCACCCGCCTCAGCCGCATTTACGGCGGCAGCGTCAACGCTTCTACCTACACCAATTACACCAGCTATTATCAGCTGTATCCTAAAGCCTATTTTCCGCTGGCGCTGGAACTGGAAGCCGACCGCATGAGCAATCTGCTGCTGCGCCAGCAGGACTTTGCGCCGGAAATTAAGGTGGTGATGGAAGAGCGCCGGCTGCGCACCGATGACAGCCCGCGCACGCTGGCATTTGAGCGCTTCAAATGGATGGCTTACCCGACCAGCCCTTACCGCCAGCCGGTAGTTGGCTATATGAAGAACCTGCAAAACATTCAGCTGCCCGATCTGCAGAAATGGTACAAGGACTGGTATGCGCCGAATAACGCAGTTTTGGTAATTGCCGGAGATGTCGACACAGCCACCGCGCTGCTTCAGGTGCAGAAATACTTTGGCGATGTACCTGCCAGAAAGACTCCGCCACGCAATGATGTTCTGGAATTTGAGCGCATCGGCTACCGACATATGGAAATCAGCTCAGCGGTGCAGGTGCCAAACCTGTACATGGCGTGGAATGCGCCCTCCCTCGCCACAGCTGAAAATCCGCAAGACGCGTATGCGCTGAACACTATCCGCAGCCTGCTGGACAGCGGCATTTCTTCGCGCCTGCAAGACCGCCTGGTGCGCCAAAAGCAGATCATTACCGCCTTAAGCGTGTCTTATGACCCGTACAGCCGCGGCGGCAGCTTATTCAGCATTTCCGCCTTGCCGGCTGAAGGCATTTCAATGCAGGCGGCGCAGCAGGCCATTCAGGCGGAAATTGACCTGCTAAAACTGAACTGATTGAGCCGCAGGAAGCTGCGCGCATTTCCGCCAAGTTTATTTCCGGCCTGATTTACAGTCAGGACGATATTGCCGGACAGGCCAGAATGATCGGCAATCTTGAGGTCAACGGCCTGAGCCACCGCCTGATGGACGAACTGCCAAAACGCTATGAAAATGTCAGCCCGCAGGATATTCAGCGCGCCGCCAAGGCTTATTTTGTCAAAGACAATTTAAGCACGCTCTATCTTTCACCTGAAGCGCCAGCAAAATAATGGATGGCTCTATGCAGAAAATTCCAGCTGTACTTTTTATTGCAGCAGCGCTGGCATGCGCTCCGGCCAGTTTTGCAGAGCAAGCTGACAGCTATTTAAGCGCCGAACCCGATATCAATGACAGGCCTAGCCAGCTCCAGTCCATTCCGTTGCTGCAGAGCCTGAGAAATATCAATCAGCAGCAGGACTACCGCCCGCCTGATGTGCATGACCTGAAAAACCGCTATGGCGTGCGCACGCTGTTTGTTGAGGCGCAGGACTTGCCGATGGTGGATATCCAGCTGACGTTCAATGCCGGCTCTGCGCGCGATCAGGAAATTGGCGCAGGCTTATACGGCCTTGCCAATACGGCGGCCAAACTGATGGATGAAGGCACAGAAAAATACAGCGCCAATCAGATTGCCGGCGCGTTTGAACAGGCCGGCGCGCAGTTCAGCCTGCAGGCGCACAGGGATATGTTTATTGTCCGGCTGCGGGTGCTGTCCGACCCGCAAAAGCTTAAGCCCGCCATAACCATGATGATGGAAGTGCTGAACCATGCCTCCTTCAAAAACAGCAGCATCAATATGGCGCTCAGCAACACTCAGGTCGGGCAAAAACAGCTGAAAGAAAACCCCGGCAGCTTAATGAGCATCCGCTTTTACCGTGCAGTCTACGGCAGTCATCCTTATGCGCAGCCGGTCACCGGAACCAACGGCAGCCTGAAAAAAATCACCTCAGAGCATCTTAAGCAGTTCCGCGACAAGTTTATTGTGGCGCAGAATATGAATATCGCCATCACCGGAAAGCTTTCCGCCAAAGAAGCCAGCGCGCTGGCAGAGCGCATTGCCGGCCAGTTAAAGCAGGGTAAAAAAGCCCAGCCTTTGGCCAGCCCGCAAGCCAAAACAGCGCTGAATATTATTGCCATGCCTTACCATTCCGCGCAGGCGCATGTGATGTTCGGGCAGCTGGGCACGACCCGCAATGACCCTGACCGTCTGGCGCTTGAAGTCGCCAACCGCATGTTTGGCGGCAGCAGCTTCAACTCCGTGCTGATGCAGGAATTGCGCGTCAAGCGCGGCTATACCTATGGCGCGTACAGCGCTTTCTCCTTCAGCCAGGCGCCGGGCATTTTCAATTTCAGCTATTCCACCCGCCAAGACCAGCTGATGGACAGCATTAAGGTCGCGCATAAAGCGCTTGCAGACTTTGTGCAAAAGCCGATTGACCGCGGGCAACTGGAAGAAACCAAAGCTGGCATGCTGCGCGCCTATCCAAACACCTACAGCAGCAACGCGGCAACCAATGCGCAATTAGGCCTGCTGGGCTTTTACAATCACCCAGCAGACTATTTAGCGCAGTACCCGCAGCGCCTGGAAAAAATCACAGCTGAAGATGTGCAAAATGCCGTGCGCAGGCACCTGCATCCAGA is drawn from Acinetobacter sp. WCHAc010034 and contains these coding sequences:
- a CDS encoding nitroreductase family protein — encoded protein: MALLNKIGHVLTADLTKDFKFKKKQADAPFEITFVDQLKKRRSIYELGKKVHYSQAYIAELIQESVRSCPSAYNSQSTRIVVLFGESHQHFWDIVKDIQKRNVPIAVFEGVEMKIDQCAHAFGTVLFYEDQDVIHKLQKQVPFSAADFPVWSEQTSGMAQFAAWTSLADSGLGASLQHYNPAVDTAVADYFGIEKSWLMRAQLVFGSIEGPVQEKEEPEDQDRFRIYA
- the ftsY gene encoding signal recognition particle-docking protein FtsY, translated to MQQQSNGQNNFLIDADIGDDDVTLPSLPAVNVPIVDAPKEQTAVPEPVASEAQPEEAPSKGGFFGRMKDGLTKTRRNFTDGMVNILIGGKEIDDELLEEVEEQLLVADIGVEATKTIIANLTERTARGDLIYSHSLYKALQEELVALLAPRVKPLHIDPNKNPYVILVVGVNGVGKTTTIGKLAKRLQGEGKKVMLAAGDTFRAAATEQLQIWGERNNIAVVAQGHGADSASVIFDAFESARAKGVDVLIADTAGRLHNKSNLMQELTKVKRVMQKIDATAPHEVMLVVDAGTGQNAINQVEVFDEAVGLTGITITKLDGTAKGGVLFNIASRTHVPIRFIGVGEKIDDLRPFSAKSFVAALFETEKQ
- a CDS encoding M16 family metallopeptidase, producing the protein MQKIPAVLFIAAALACAPASFAEQADSYLSAEPDINDRPSQLQSIPLLQSLRNINQQQDYRPPDVHDLKNRYGVRTLFVEAQDLPMVDIQLTFNAGSARDQEIGAGLYGLANTAAKLMDEGTEKYSANQIAGAFEQAGAQFSLQAHRDMFIVRLRVLSDPQKLKPAITMMMEVLNHASFKNSSINMALSNTQVGQKQLKENPGSLMSIRFYRAVYGSHPYAQPVTGTNGSLKKITSEHLKQFRDKFIVAQNMNIAITGKLSAKEASALAERIAGQLKQGKKAQPLASPQAKTALNIIAMPYHSAQAHVMFGQLGTTRNDPDRLALEVANRMFGGSSFNSVLMQELRVKRGYTYGAYSAFSFSQAPGIFNFSYSTRQDQLMDSIKVAHKALADFVQKPIDRGQLEETKAGMLRAYPNTYSSNAATNAQLGLLGFYNHPADYLAQYPQRLEKITAEDVQNAVRRHLHPDQMTLVVVSTALDKAGLEAILQDNLRAEPGNPADPASGAAPLKTAPQSTPEADAPAQPQNDRPASI